In Populus trichocarpa isolate Nisqually-1 chromosome 12, P.trichocarpa_v4.1, whole genome shotgun sequence, a genomic segment contains:
- the LOC7484343 gene encoding uncharacterized protein LOC7484343 isoform X2 has translation MVVGHRRPPISPSPSRAILQSKLTKLVSRHEQMKISYQQLKSQIDTGLHQAEEVFASLAIPLMKLVGLKTVEMASEGRFTTIVIDDSDLNQGENFASGAAIAGKEIIEKRKVQFVQLVKLLRQIESQVNSSQDEILQNLDHHHGFLQKLIQKSIGLVSTLDSENHDTTVITVRLLQTISHHVTTVLRSVMDGVDDLIQGLSQQMCNPMLEYAKGLKDDMKNGACMRLLAMADKMEKVMKDSRVELEDARRKARLAEERKIEALCKLKETVERVRKLKEHVTSLSEAKRGLRDSSFSEKTWRKTEQKMTSYCGGY, from the exons ATGGTGGTTGGCCACCGTAGACCTCCGATCTCGCCGTCACCGTCAAGAGCGATTCTCCAGTCGAAGCTCACAAAACTAGTCTCTCGCCACGAGCAAATGAAGATCTCATATCAGCAGCTGAAGTCTCAAATCGACACCGGTTTGCATCAA GCAGAAGAAGTGTTTGCATCTTTGGCGATTCCGTTGATGAAGCTTGTTGGTTTAAAAACTGTGGAAATGGCCAGTGAAGGACGATTCACTACAATTGTAATCGATGATAGTGATCTTAACCAG GGAGAAAATTTTGCTTCTGGAGCAGCCATAGCTGGAAAAGAAATCATAGAGAAACGGAAGGTGCAATTTGTACAGCTTGTAAAACTCCTTAGACAAATTGAGTCCCAGGTCAATTCAAGCCAAGATGAAATCCTCCAGAACCTTGATCACCACCATGGCTTCCTACAAAAACTCATTCAGAAATCCATAGGTTTAGTGTCCACCCTTGACAGTGAAAACCACGACACCACTGTCATCACAGTACGGCTTCTCCAAACCATATCCCACCATGTAACTACAGTGCTTAGATCAGTAATGGATGGTGTGGATGACCTAATACAGGGATTATCTCAACAGATGTGTAATCCTATGTTGGAATATGCCAAGGGCCTTAAGGATGATATGAAGAATGGAGCGTGCATGCGTTTATTGGCCATGGCGGATAAGATGGAAAAAGTGATGAAAGATAGCAGGGTGGAGTTGGAGGATGCAAGGAGGAAAGCGAGACTGGCTGAAGAGAGGAAGATTGAAGCGTTATGCAAGCTGAAGGAAACAGTAGAAAGAGTGAGGAAATTGAAGGAACACGTGACCTCTCTTTCAGAAGCCAAAAGAGGACTTAGAGATTCTTCATTTTCAGAAAAG ACATGGAGGAAGACCGAACAAAAGATGACAAGCTATTGTGGGGgatattga
- the LOC7484342 gene encoding uncharacterized protein LOC7484342 translates to MNHSNFNFYDAFDFDDNTPVLAFQVAAAVVAEEESNNQGRRIGYRGSIRGHNIVNRNRKEELRLRMKKSSKSNTNPKSEVRKDSKSGTGLSGSPKKGGHGGKFTWVGDGYSQAEIGFEKEAVDVKDPNFEDPEEIQTV, encoded by the exons atgaatcattctaattttaatttttatgatgcttttgattttgatgataacacTCCTGTGCTCGCTTTTcaagttgctgctgctgtggtTGCTGAAGAAGAATCGAATAATCAAGGGCGGAGAATAGGGTATCGTGGCTCTATTCGTGGCCACAATATTGTCAATCGTAATAGAAAGGAAG AACTTAGACTAAGAATGAAGAAGAGCAGCAAAAGCAACACTAATCCGAAGTCTGAAGTTAGGAAAGATAGTAAATCAGGTACTGGATTGAGTGGGTCGCCTAAGAAAGGAGGCCATGGAGGCAAGTTCACTTGGGTTGGTGATGGCTACTCCCAGGCCGAGATTGGGTTCGAGAAGGAAGCTGTGGACGTGAAGGACCCTAACTTTGAAGACCCAGAAGAGATCCAGACTGTTTGA
- the LOC7484343 gene encoding uncharacterized protein LOC7484343 isoform X1: MVVGHRRPPISPSPSRAILQSKLTKLVSRHEQMKISYQQLKSQIDTGLHQAEEVFASLAIPLMKLVGLKTVEMASEGRFTTIVIDDSDLNQGENFASGAAIAGKEIIEKRKVQFVQLVKLLRQIESQVNSSQDEILQNLDHHHGFLQKLIQKSIGLVSTLDSENHDTTVITVRLLQTISHHVTTVLRSVMDGVDDLIQGLSQQMCNPMLEYAKGLKDDMKNGACMRLLAMADKMEKVMKDSRVELEDARRKARLAEERKIEALCKLKETVERVRKLKEHVTSLSEAKRGLRDSSFSEKFSDMEEDRTKDDKLLWGILKKKRKCKVPESPLGPEMLLYFGATKDNHKPKGVRPLSNHRPARRSCTAGLSPKTPFLNALIPLGSSPSAVNQPVTSLRHTAH, translated from the exons ATGGTGGTTGGCCACCGTAGACCTCCGATCTCGCCGTCACCGTCAAGAGCGATTCTCCAGTCGAAGCTCACAAAACTAGTCTCTCGCCACGAGCAAATGAAGATCTCATATCAGCAGCTGAAGTCTCAAATCGACACCGGTTTGCATCAA GCAGAAGAAGTGTTTGCATCTTTGGCGATTCCGTTGATGAAGCTTGTTGGTTTAAAAACTGTGGAAATGGCCAGTGAAGGACGATTCACTACAATTGTAATCGATGATAGTGATCTTAACCAG GGAGAAAATTTTGCTTCTGGAGCAGCCATAGCTGGAAAAGAAATCATAGAGAAACGGAAGGTGCAATTTGTACAGCTTGTAAAACTCCTTAGACAAATTGAGTCCCAGGTCAATTCAAGCCAAGATGAAATCCTCCAGAACCTTGATCACCACCATGGCTTCCTACAAAAACTCATTCAGAAATCCATAGGTTTAGTGTCCACCCTTGACAGTGAAAACCACGACACCACTGTCATCACAGTACGGCTTCTCCAAACCATATCCCACCATGTAACTACAGTGCTTAGATCAGTAATGGATGGTGTGGATGACCTAATACAGGGATTATCTCAACAGATGTGTAATCCTATGTTGGAATATGCCAAGGGCCTTAAGGATGATATGAAGAATGGAGCGTGCATGCGTTTATTGGCCATGGCGGATAAGATGGAAAAAGTGATGAAAGATAGCAGGGTGGAGTTGGAGGATGCAAGGAGGAAAGCGAGACTGGCTGAAGAGAGGAAGATTGAAGCGTTATGCAAGCTGAAGGAAACAGTAGAAAGAGTGAGGAAATTGAAGGAACACGTGACCTCTCTTTCAGAAGCCAAAAGAGGACTTAGAGATTCTTCATTTTCAGAAAAG TTCTCAGACATGGAGGAAGACCGAACAAAAGATGACAAGCTATTGTGGGGgatattgaagaagaaaagaaaatgtaaagtACCAGAGAGCCCCTTGGGACCTGAAATGCTTTTGTATTTTGGTGCCACTAAGGATAACCATAAGCCCAAAGGGGTGAGGCCATTGTCCAATCACAGACCAGCCAGAAGGAGCTGTACAGCAGGGCTGAGTCCAAAAACTCCATTCTTGAATGCTCTGATTCCTTTGGGCTCATCACCTTCAGCGGTAAATCAACCAGTAACTTCATTGAGGCACACTGCTCACTGA